One stretch of Schlesneria sp. DSM 10557 DNA includes these proteins:
- a CDS encoding protein kinase, translating to MSNAKDIDGTQSTTPPSQSVEGTPRNLVSEVVSLPANLAQAAPQPTSPVPVQLGRFEIRKQLGTGGFGDVFLGFDATLKRFVAIKYPKDSLSEAALQTFLGEAQRLAQLQHPGIVAVYDIGRVDDRCYIVTEFLEGQILDVQPGGSPAPWQRCVEIVSHLADALGHAHSRGIMHRDIKPSNIMLTVDGRCVLLDFGLAVHDLEPSRSEIAGTPSYMSPEQIRGESHQIDGRSDIFSLGVILYELLTGRQPFTSPDRKALFRKIQEEDPVPIRRWNPLVPVTVESICRKALNKRREDRFSTADELAEALRSVIGTRKAVFAPESLLRKPDTNPSAGGPLTAPLIPPSNFARDSSPLRPLKEAQFRLVTLVGVRLSLGKQNRKPGTQLEFLRGFTPAVAAVAEKAGGCISSCSEFEIILCFGFPVAYEDSLLRGIRCGMQILKLGEGIEVFPQRHQLRIAVHSGFAVAEETVGGIEILGEPGKILKGLLQVVPSAEVTVTEGVHRSSRVYFQQDSLGAVPVPNLAEPLSLYRVIKEAPVTLNRVELVDLVNLTPLVGRDTEVAILKDRWEQAVEGMGQIVLLIGEAGLGKSRLIREIREGVTALSVNPDIIELRCSQNHQSTGLHPMIEHLTHLLQFDRHVSAESRLQAIDRYLQSLNLLTDLNRILLARLLEVDAPQLAPLEGNGRKKRELTTALLLSVLKSRAILRPVLFIVEDLHWVDPTLLDLLTAFVENFDQHRTLSIFTFRPEFETPWRSKPHQTQIALNRLNHRQIRDMLHRRLRWQDLPPPLVEQLVQRTDGIPLFIEEFSKLLEESGSLQETTSSRSSLGQAIPESLQDLLMARLDRMASDPSVIQLAAAIGREFSYSLLSAATSMSPQDLQAELIKLVTAEVLFQKGNFPDASFLFKHALLQDAAYSLMIKKRRCAVHASIGAAIEAHFPDLAQHQPELVAHHFTKADMPEKGAEYWLQAGRKSQAQFANIEAINHLNRGLIVLASIPESPERDQRELNFQQVLAPVLMAARGWSNSEVGTAIQRASQLVARFESIEDRFFVEWGLWSWRLIRAEMDFATPLAAELVELAGIAPADSGLLPEAYWTVGCTAYYRGQTQSGLKMLDQGLKLFDEEKDRTHSLKTGQRCGTMCRTHSALALWELGFPDQALRRSEEAVRIAKAQNHPFTYAMALFFRRQVLDYCGFTDQAHRALDEEYRLCQENGFTFVGVHSILGRGIRSLKQGRTDEARKYFQHGLATLKTTGGHLSMDHPFSMVAQAYLEAGLLEDAHEWLRRGFELINDLNLRRKESEFYRLQGLVAIAEDHLAAGEEYLQNAVDVARLQGTRSWELRATISLAELKKSQGNMEEARQMLAPVYTSFTEGHTTTDLIRARAFLEQDALA from the coding sequence GTGTCAAACGCAAAAGACATCGATGGCACTCAGAGCACGACGCCCCCTTCGCAATCCGTTGAGGGAACTCCTCGCAATCTCGTTTCAGAAGTTGTGTCACTTCCCGCGAATTTGGCACAGGCGGCCCCCCAACCTACCTCCCCCGTTCCGGTGCAGCTTGGGCGTTTTGAAATTCGCAAACAATTGGGGACGGGGGGATTTGGTGACGTCTTTCTGGGGTTTGACGCCACTCTTAAACGCTTCGTAGCGATTAAGTATCCCAAAGACTCGCTCTCTGAGGCCGCTCTTCAGACGTTCCTGGGCGAAGCGCAACGGCTGGCTCAGTTGCAGCATCCGGGTATCGTCGCAGTCTACGATATCGGGCGAGTTGACGACCGTTGCTACATCGTGACCGAGTTTCTGGAGGGGCAGATCCTTGATGTCCAGCCGGGAGGCAGCCCCGCTCCCTGGCAGCGCTGTGTCGAAATTGTCAGTCACCTGGCCGATGCTCTGGGGCATGCCCATTCCCGGGGGATCATGCACCGCGACATCAAGCCGTCCAACATCATGCTGACGGTCGACGGACGATGCGTGCTGCTGGATTTCGGACTGGCTGTACATGATCTGGAGCCGAGTCGATCGGAAATCGCCGGGACTCCCTCTTACATGTCGCCGGAACAGATCCGGGGTGAGTCGCATCAGATTGATGGCAGGTCTGATATTTTCTCTCTCGGTGTGATCCTGTACGAACTGCTTACCGGTCGACAGCCATTTACTTCTCCCGACCGAAAAGCCTTGTTCCGCAAGATCCAGGAAGAAGACCCCGTACCAATTCGCAGATGGAATCCGCTGGTTCCGGTCACGGTTGAGTCGATTTGTCGGAAGGCACTGAACAAGAGACGGGAAGATCGATTTTCGACGGCGGACGAACTGGCAGAAGCGCTGCGTAGTGTTATCGGCACCAGAAAAGCGGTGTTCGCACCAGAGAGTCTTCTGCGGAAACCGGACACGAATCCCTCTGCTGGCGGCCCCCTGACGGCGCCTCTGATTCCTCCCAGCAATTTCGCTCGAGATTCCTCCCCGTTACGCCCCCTGAAGGAAGCCCAGTTCCGGCTTGTGACACTTGTCGGTGTTCGGCTGAGTCTCGGAAAGCAGAATCGAAAGCCCGGCACTCAACTGGAATTTCTCAGGGGGTTTACCCCCGCTGTCGCTGCTGTTGCGGAAAAAGCTGGCGGGTGCATCAGCAGTTGCTCGGAATTCGAAATCATCCTCTGTTTCGGGTTCCCCGTGGCTTACGAAGACAGTCTCTTACGGGGGATTCGTTGCGGGATGCAGATTTTGAAGCTCGGAGAAGGGATTGAAGTGTTTCCGCAGCGACACCAGCTGCGAATTGCCGTTCATTCCGGGTTCGCTGTGGCGGAAGAAACGGTGGGTGGGATCGAGATACTGGGCGAGCCGGGGAAAATTCTGAAAGGCCTGCTGCAAGTGGTCCCGTCTGCTGAAGTGACGGTAACGGAAGGTGTGCACCGATCCAGCCGTGTCTACTTCCAGCAGGATTCGCTGGGGGCTGTTCCCGTCCCGAATCTGGCAGAACCACTTTCGCTGTACCGGGTCATCAAAGAAGCCCCCGTTACGCTCAATCGTGTCGAACTGGTCGATCTGGTCAATCTGACACCGCTCGTCGGGAGAGACACCGAGGTCGCGATTCTGAAAGACCGCTGGGAACAGGCGGTGGAGGGGATGGGCCAGATCGTCCTGCTGATCGGTGAGGCAGGATTAGGCAAGTCACGCCTGATTCGCGAAATTCGCGAAGGCGTCACGGCCCTGAGCGTGAATCCCGACATCATTGAATTGCGCTGTTCGCAGAATCATCAGTCGACGGGATTGCACCCGATGATTGAGCATCTGACGCATCTGTTGCAGTTCGACAGACACGTTTCGGCCGAGTCACGGCTGCAGGCCATTGATCGCTATCTGCAATCTCTGAACCTCTTGACGGACTTGAACCGAATCCTGTTGGCCCGACTGCTTGAGGTTGATGCCCCCCAGCTGGCCCCTTTGGAAGGGAATGGTCGTAAGAAACGCGAACTGACGACGGCTTTGCTGCTGTCTGTGTTAAAAAGCAGAGCCATTCTCAGGCCGGTACTGTTCATCGTTGAGGACCTGCACTGGGTGGATCCAACGCTGCTGGATCTGCTGACAGCCTTTGTCGAGAATTTTGATCAACATCGCACGCTGAGCATCTTTACGTTCCGACCCGAGTTTGAAACGCCCTGGAGAAGTAAGCCGCATCAAACGCAAATCGCTCTGAATCGCCTGAATCACCGCCAGATCCGGGACATGCTTCATCGGCGGCTCCGCTGGCAAGACCTTCCCCCACCTCTCGTTGAACAGTTGGTCCAGCGAACGGACGGCATCCCTCTGTTCATCGAAGAATTCTCGAAGCTGCTCGAGGAAAGTGGATCGCTGCAGGAGACCACCAGCTCCCGATCGTCGCTTGGTCAGGCCATCCCGGAATCGCTGCAAGACTTGCTCATGGCGCGGCTGGACCGCATGGCGAGCGACCCGAGTGTCATTCAACTGGCCGCGGCGATCGGACGCGAATTCAGCTACTCACTACTTTCCGCGGCGACGTCAATGTCGCCACAGGATCTTCAGGCAGAACTGATCAAGCTTGTCACGGCCGAAGTGCTGTTTCAAAAAGGGAATTTTCCGGATGCGAGCTTCCTCTTCAAACACGCCTTGTTACAGGATGCCGCTTATAGCTTGATGATTAAGAAACGTCGGTGCGCCGTTCACGCGTCGATCGGGGCGGCGATTGAAGCTCATTTTCCCGATCTCGCGCAGCACCAGCCGGAACTGGTCGCTCACCATTTCACGAAAGCCGATATGCCGGAAAAGGGGGCGGAGTACTGGCTGCAGGCCGGGAGAAAGTCCCAGGCCCAGTTCGCCAATATCGAAGCGATTAATCACTTGAATCGTGGACTAATCGTCCTCGCGTCGATTCCGGAATCACCCGAGCGGGATCAGCGGGAACTGAACTTCCAGCAGGTTCTGGCCCCCGTCCTGATGGCGGCACGCGGCTGGTCAAATTCCGAGGTCGGCACCGCGATCCAGCGAGCCAGTCAACTGGTAGCCCGGTTCGAATCGATCGAAGATCGGTTCTTTGTTGAGTGGGGCTTGTGGAGCTGGCGACTCATTCGAGCAGAGATGGACTTTGCGACTCCACTCGCCGCAGAACTGGTTGAATTGGCAGGGATTGCTCCGGCCGATTCGGGCTTGCTGCCGGAGGCATACTGGACGGTCGGTTGCACGGCATACTATCGAGGTCAAACCCAGTCCGGTCTGAAGATGCTCGACCAGGGGCTGAAACTGTTCGACGAGGAGAAGGATCGCACTCACTCACTGAAGACCGGACAGCGCTGTGGCACCATGTGTCGTACCCATTCCGCTTTAGCGCTGTGGGAACTGGGGTTCCCCGATCAGGCCCTGCGACGCTCAGAAGAAGCGGTGCGGATAGCAAAGGCCCAGAACCACCCCTTCACTTACGCGATGGCCCTCTTCTTTCGCAGGCAAGTCTTGGATTACTGCGGATTCACGGATCAAGCTCACAGGGCACTGGACGAGGAATACCGACTGTGCCAGGAGAACGGCTTCACGTTTGTGGGTGTTCATTCCATCCTGGGGCGGGGAATCCGGTCACTGAAACAAGGGAGAACCGATGAAGCCCGCAAGTATTTTCAACACGGACTAGCCACGCTGAAGACCACCGGCGGACATTTGTCGATGGACCATCCCTTCAGCATGGTTGCACAGGCTTATCTGGAGGCAGGGCTTCTGGAAGACGCTCATGAATGGCTGCGCCGCGGGTTTGAACTGATCAATGATCTGAACCTGCGGCGTAAAGAGAGTGAGTTCTATCGACTGCAGGGACTGGTCGCGATCGCCGAGGATCACCTTGCTGCGGGCGAAGAGTATCTGCAGAACGCGGTGGACGTCGCGCGGCTGCAGGGAACCCGATCCTGGGAACTTCGCGCGACGATCAGTCTGGCCGAGCTCAAAAAATCTCAAGGAAATATGGAGGAAGCCCGGCAGATGCTCGCGCCAGTTTACACTTCTTTCACAGAAGGGCACACCACGACCGATCTGATTCGGGCGAGAGCTTTTCTGGAACAGGATGCGCTTGCATGA
- a CDS encoding WecB/TagA/CpsF family glycosyltransferase — translation MLHTFDDYDITQFLDVVASFGDSRYGFVVTPNTDHLIRLNDDEAFLTLCQNATYLLLDSRFLSLAFFLTKGMHIPVCPGSDLTESLFEKVIKPDDPVLIVGATPEQARFLENKYSLTNLSQYTPPMGFIKSEEEVLKCLEFVEAHSPFRYCLIALGSPQQEILASRLAERGVARGLALCIGASVNFLTGTEQRAPVWMRAMCSEWMYRLLQNPRRMWWRYLVRGPRIFWLMTNLQIKLRTSSPPTPKVARRPDSGSIAVYDHV, via the coding sequence ATGCTTCACACATTTGACGACTATGACATTACGCAGTTTCTGGACGTTGTTGCCTCTTTCGGCGATAGCCGGTACGGGTTCGTCGTAACCCCCAATACGGATCATCTGATCCGCCTGAATGACGACGAAGCGTTTCTCACGCTTTGCCAGAACGCGACGTACCTGCTGCTTGACAGCCGCTTTCTGTCACTCGCATTCTTCCTGACGAAGGGAATGCACATCCCCGTTTGCCCGGGCAGCGACCTGACCGAATCGCTGTTCGAAAAGGTGATCAAGCCCGACGATCCCGTCCTGATCGTTGGCGCGACCCCTGAACAGGCCCGCTTTCTGGAAAACAAATACAGTCTCACGAATCTGTCACAGTACACCCCCCCAATGGGGTTTATTAAGTCGGAAGAAGAAGTTCTGAAGTGCCTCGAATTCGTCGAAGCACACAGCCCCTTCCGCTACTGCCTTATCGCTCTGGGATCACCCCAGCAGGAAATCCTCGCGAGTCGATTAGCAGAACGGGGGGTTGCCCGAGGACTGGCCCTGTGTATCGGTGCTTCGGTCAACTTCCTCACCGGGACCGAACAACGCGCACCGGTGTGGATGCGGGCCATGTGTTCGGAGTGGATGTACCGCCTGCTTCAGAACCCCCGCCGCATGTGGTGGCGTTATCTTGTCCGCGGCCCCCGAATCTTCTGGCTGATGACAAATCTGCAGATCAAACTTCGGACATCAAGTCCACCGACACCGAAAGTCGCGCGCAGACCTGACTCGGGCAGTATTGCCGTCTACGACCACGTTTGA